CTTGGAAAGATAAGGTGATTGCTGTTTGTTTACATCAAAATATAAAGATAATTCAGAAAAATCAACAGGATTGTTGTTCATGAGGGTATACAATAAATGGCATTTTATAATAAAAAAAGAGTTAAAGAAAATGAATTTAACTCACCCTCAATTTGTTGTTTTAGCTTCTCTTGCTTATCTATCACAAAATGGCAACGAAGTTACACAGATTATGATTTCAAAACTCTCAGGGATAGATGTTATGACGGTATCTCAAATATTGAGTTTATTGGAAAAACATGATTTTGTGAAAAGAAAGGAACATTCAAGAGATACAAGAGCAAAAGCTGTTACGTTGAACAAAAAAGGAGAAGAAGTATTACAAAAAACGGTTC
The DNA window shown above is from Treponema denticola and carries:
- a CDS encoding MarR family winged helix-turn-helix transcriptional regulator gives rise to the protein MFTSKYKDNSEKSTGLLFMRVYNKWHFIIKKELKKMNLTHPQFVVLASLAYLSQNGNEVTQIMISKLSGIDVMTVSQILSLLEKHDFVKRKEHSRDTRAKAVTLNKKGEEVLQKTVPLIEQIDEFFFGKLDNDEEQFKHFLVRLNKG